The following proteins are encoded in a genomic region of Streptococcus equi subsp. equi:
- a CDS encoding Bacterial protein of uncharacterised function (DUF951): protein MYQVGSLIEMKKPHACVIKETGKKANQWKITRVGADIKLQCTNCNHVIMLSRHDFERKMKKVLQP, encoded by the coding sequence ATGTATCAAGTTGGATCCTTAATTGAAATGAAAAAGCCCCATGCCTGTGTCATTAAAGAAACAGGAAAAAAGGCAAATCAATGGAAAATCACAAGAGTAGGAGCAGATATTAAGCTGCAATGCACTAACTGTAATCATGTTATCATGCTAAGTCGTCATGATTTTGAGCGTAAAATGAAGAAGGTTCTGCAACCATAG
- the mfd gene encoding transcription-repair coupling factor produces MDILELFNQNKSIQTWQCDVTSLKRQLVMGLSGSSKAAAIASAYLSFQGKLVVVTSTQNDMEKLAGDLSALLDEGSIFQFFADDTAAAEFIFSSMDKTISRIEALAFLSNPEARGILVISLAGLRILLPSPKTFQQGQIDLAVGVDTDLDNVVKKLVKIGYQRVAQVLSPGEFSRRGDILDVYEVTQDLPVRIEFFGDEIDGIRSFDIESQKSLQKKDSTSIKPASDMIFEPEDFDRASHNLEKQLQLAKAEHKGYLEELLTVTKEGLKHKDIRKFQSLFYDNEWTILDYLPKGTPVFFDDFQKLVDRNAKFDLELAHLLTDDLQQGKSLPFLHYFADNYRELRHYKPATFFSNFHKGLGNIKFDKVYSLTQYAMQEFFNQFPLLIDEIKRYQKSGATVLLQVESHQAYERLAKSLEAYQCQLPLVSADAIVLHQAQIIIGHLAGGFYFADEKLVLITEHEIYHKRLKRRARRTNMSNAERLKDYNELSKGDYVVHSVHGIGRFLGIETINIQGVHRDYVTIQYQQSDRISLPVDQLESLSKYVSADGKEPKINKLNDGRFQKAKQRVKKQVEDIADDLLKLYAERSQQKGFQFSPDDELQRAFEEDFAFVETDDQVRSIKEVKKDMESVRPMDRLLVGDVGFGKTEVAMRAAFKAIGDHKQVAILVPTTVLAQQHYENFRERFENYPVEIAVLSRFRSKKEQSESLERLKKGQVDIIIGTHRLLSKDVIFSDLGLIVIDEEQRFGVKHKETLKELKTKVDVLTLTATPIPRTLHMSMLGIRDLSVIETPPTNRYPVQTYVLENNPGLIREAIIREMDRGGQVFYVYNKVDTVDKKVAELQELVPEASIGFVHGQMSDIQLENTLMDFINGDYDVLVATTIIETGVDISNVNTLFIENADHMGLSTLYQLRGRVGRSNRIAYAYLMYKPDKVLTEVSEKRLEAIKGFTELGSGFKIAMRDLSIRGAGNILGASQSGFIDSVGFDMYSQLLEQAIASKQGRALTRQKGNAEINLHIDAYLPSDYIKDERQKIDIYKRIREIDSRAAYSDLQDEIMDRFGDYPDQVAYLLEIGLLKYYLDTAFAELVEKRDHQVMVRFEVASLQYYLTQDYFEALSKTSLKARISEHQGKIEIIFDVRRQKDHVILEELILFGETLGEIKSRKASS; encoded by the coding sequence ATGGATATTTTAGAATTATTTAATCAAAACAAGTCAATCCAGACCTGGCAATGTGATGTAACAAGCTTAAAACGGCAATTAGTCATGGGCTTGTCAGGCTCAAGTAAAGCAGCAGCCATTGCCTCAGCCTATCTTAGCTTTCAAGGGAAGCTGGTCGTGGTGACATCAACTCAAAATGACATGGAAAAATTAGCTGGTGATTTGTCAGCCTTGCTTGATGAGGGCTCTATTTTTCAATTTTTTGCAGATGATACTGCTGCGGCTGAGTTTATTTTCTCCTCTATGGATAAAACAATCTCGAGAATAGAGGCACTAGCTTTTTTATCAAATCCAGAAGCAAGAGGAATATTGGTCATTAGCTTAGCAGGACTCAGAATCCTACTTCCAAGTCCTAAGACTTTTCAGCAGGGGCAGATTGACTTAGCAGTAGGAGTTGACACTGATCTTGACAACGTTGTCAAGAAGCTTGTCAAAATTGGTTATCAAAGGGTGGCTCAGGTCCTTAGTCCTGGTGAATTTAGCAGACGAGGTGATATTTTAGATGTTTACGAGGTAACACAGGACTTACCTGTTCGCATCGAATTTTTTGGTGATGAGATTGATGGTATTAGGAGCTTTGATATAGAAAGTCAAAAATCTCTCCAAAAGAAGGATAGCACCAGTATCAAGCCTGCAAGTGATATGATTTTTGAGCCGGAGGATTTTGATAGGGCTAGTCATAATCTTGAAAAGCAGCTTCAACTTGCTAAGGCAGAACATAAAGGCTATCTGGAGGAGTTGCTCACTGTAACAAAAGAAGGCCTGAAGCATAAGGACATCCGTAAATTTCAATCACTGTTTTATGATAATGAATGGACGATTCTAGATTACCTTCCTAAGGGAACACCAGTATTTTTTGATGATTTCCAAAAGTTAGTTGACAGAAATGCTAAATTTGACTTAGAGCTTGCTCATTTGTTGACAGATGATTTACAGCAAGGAAAGTCACTTCCATTTCTCCATTATTTTGCTGACAATTATCGTGAGCTGCGACACTATAAGCCTGCCACCTTCTTTTCAAATTTTCACAAGGGACTTGGTAATATTAAATTTGATAAGGTGTATAGCTTAACACAGTATGCCATGCAGGAATTTTTCAATCAATTTCCACTGCTCATTGATGAGATTAAGCGGTATCAAAAATCTGGAGCAACTGTCCTTTTACAGGTTGAATCTCATCAAGCTTATGAGCGGTTGGCAAAATCTCTTGAGGCTTATCAATGTCAATTGCCCCTTGTTTCTGCTGATGCAATAGTATTACATCAAGCACAAATCATTATTGGTCACCTAGCAGGTGGGTTTTACTTTGCTGATGAAAAATTAGTTTTAATTACTGAGCATGAGATATATCATAAGAGGCTGAAGCGTCGTGCTCGTCGTACTAATATGAGTAATGCTGAACGCTTAAAGGATTACAATGAATTGTCTAAGGGTGATTATGTGGTCCACAGTGTGCATGGGATTGGTCGTTTTTTAGGCATTGAAACGATTAACATACAAGGGGTACATCGAGATTATGTCACCATTCAGTATCAGCAGTCAGATCGAATTTCTTTGCCTGTTGATCAGCTTGAAAGCTTATCAAAATATGTATCAGCAGATGGTAAAGAGCCAAAGATTAATAAACTAAACGATGGTCGTTTTCAAAAAGCAAAGCAAAGGGTTAAAAAGCAAGTTGAGGATATTGCAGATGACCTGTTGAAGCTTTATGCAGAGCGGAGTCAGCAAAAAGGATTTCAGTTTTCTCCAGATGATGAGTTACAAAGAGCATTTGAGGAGGATTTTGCCTTTGTTGAGACTGATGATCAAGTTAGGTCCATAAAAGAGGTTAAAAAAGACATGGAGAGTGTCAGACCTATGGATCGTTTACTAGTTGGTGATGTTGGCTTTGGTAAGACTGAGGTGGCTATGAGAGCTGCTTTTAAGGCTATCGGTGACCATAAGCAGGTAGCTATCTTAGTACCAACAACCGTTTTAGCACAGCAGCATTATGAGAATTTTAGGGAAAGATTTGAGAACTATCCGGTTGAAATTGCTGTTTTAAGCCGCTTTCGCAGTAAAAAAGAGCAATCTGAAAGTCTAGAAAGGCTAAAAAAGGGTCAGGTTGATATTATTATTGGGACTCATAGGTTGCTGTCAAAGGATGTGATTTTTTCAGATTTAGGCTTGATTGTCATTGATGAAGAGCAGCGTTTTGGTGTTAAGCATAAAGAAACCCTAAAGGAATTAAAGACCAAGGTTGATGTCCTTACACTGACTGCAACGCCTATTCCTCGTACCCTGCATATGTCTATGCTTGGTATTCGGGATTTATCAGTGATTGAGACGCCTCCTACGAATCGCTATCCTGTTCAGACTTATGTTTTAGAAAATAATCCTGGCTTGATTAGGGAAGCTATTATTCGAGAAATGGATCGTGGTGGTCAAGTCTTTTATGTTTACAATAAGGTTGACACTGTTGACAAGAAGGTGGCAGAGCTGCAAGAATTGGTTCCAGAGGCTTCTATTGGTTTTGTCCATGGTCAAATGAGTGACATTCAGCTTGAGAATACCTTGATGGATTTTATCAATGGTGATTATGATGTTTTAGTTGCAACAACTATTATTGAGACAGGGGTTGATATTTCTAATGTCAATACCTTATTTATTGAAAATGCTGATCATATGGGACTATCAACTTTGTATCAGCTTCGAGGTCGTGTTGGAAGGAGCAATCGTATTGCCTATGCTTATCTCATGTATAAGCCTGATAAGGTACTAACAGAGGTTTCCGAAAAAAGGTTAGAAGCTATTAAGGGCTTTACAGAGCTGGGATCTGGCTTTAAAATTGCTATGCGAGATTTATCTATTCGGGGAGCAGGAAATATATTGGGTGCTTCACAAAGTGGTTTTATTGACTCAGTTGGTTTTGACATGTATTCTCAGCTGCTGGAGCAGGCTATTGCAAGCAAGCAAGGAAGAGCATTGACGCGACAAAAAGGTAATGCAGAGATTAATCTGCATATTGATGCTTATTTACCTAGTGATTATATCAAAGACGAGCGTCAAAAAATTGACATTTATAAGCGCATTCGTGAGATTGACTCTAGAGCAGCTTATTCTGATTTGCAAGATGAAATCATGGATCGTTTTGGTGACTATCCTGATCAGGTAGCCTATTTACTGGAGATTGGCTTGTTGAAATACTACTTGGATACAGCCTTTGCTGAATTAGTCGAGAAGAGGGACCATCAGGTTATGGTTAGGTTTGAGGTTGCTTCGCTTCAATACTATTTGACACAGGATTATTTTGAGGCTCTGTCAAAAACAAGCTTAAAAGCAAGGATTAGTGAGCATCAGGGTAAAATTGAAATTATCTTTGATGTTAGACGTCAGAAAGACCATGTCATTTTAGAAGAATTGATACTTTTTGGAGAGACACTTGGTGAGATTAAATCTAGAAAAGCTTCCTCATAA
- the dnaN gene encoding DNA polymerase III subunit beta has protein sequence MIQFSINRALFIQALTATKRAISSKNAIPILSTIKIEVNPSDITLTGSNGQISIENTIPVSNENAGLLITSTGAVLLEASFFINIISSLPDVSLEFKEIEQHQVVLTSGKSEITLKGKDVSQYPRLQEVSTENPLILNTRLLKSIIAETAFAASMQESRPILTGVHITLSQHKNFKAVATDSHRMSQRLITLEKTSADFDVVIPSKSLREFSAVFTDDIETVEVFFSASQMLFRSDYISFYTRLLEGNYPDTDRLLMKQFETEAVFNTQSLRHAMERAFLISNATQNGTVKLEIEANRISAHVNSPEVGKVNEDLDVVSQAGNDLTISFNPTYLIEALKAIKSETVKIHFLSPVRPFTLTPGDDEESFIQLITPVRTN, from the coding sequence ATGATTCAATTTTCTATCAATAGAGCCCTTTTCATTCAAGCTTTAACAGCCACTAAAAGGGCTATCAGCAGTAAAAATGCTATACCGATCTTATCAACCATCAAGATTGAGGTTAATCCATCAGACATTACCCTGACTGGCTCTAATGGTCAAATCTCTATTGAAAATACCATTCCTGTTAGCAATGAAAACGCAGGCTTGTTGATAACCTCAACAGGGGCTGTTCTTTTAGAAGCCAGCTTTTTTATCAATATTATCTCAAGTCTTCCAGATGTTAGCTTAGAATTTAAGGAAATTGAACAGCATCAGGTGGTGCTAACCAGTGGGAAATCTGAAATCACCTTAAAGGGGAAGGATGTTTCTCAATACCCACGTCTTCAAGAGGTATCAACTGAAAATCCTTTAATTTTAAATACAAGACTCTTAAAATCTATCATTGCTGAGACAGCCTTTGCTGCTAGTATGCAGGAAAGTCGTCCTATTTTGACAGGCGTACACATCACCCTAAGTCAGCATAAGAACTTTAAAGCGGTGGCAACAGATTCACATCGTATGAGCCAGCGCTTGATTACTCTGGAGAAAACCTCAGCTGATTTTGATGTGGTTATTCCAAGTAAATCCTTGAGAGAATTTTCAGCTGTCTTTACAGATGATATAGAAACCGTTGAAGTGTTCTTTTCTGCTAGTCAAATGCTATTTAGAAGTGACTACATTTCTTTTTACACCCGTCTGTTAGAAGGTAATTACCCTGATACTGATCGTTTGCTGATGAAGCAGTTTGAGACAGAGGCTGTTTTTAACACACAATCCTTACGACATGCTATGGAGCGTGCTTTCTTGATTTCAAACGCTACGCAAAATGGTACTGTTAAGCTTGAAATTGAAGCAAATCGCATTTCAGCTCATGTTAACTCTCCAGAGGTTGGTAAGGTTAACGAGGATCTGGACGTGGTGAGTCAAGCAGGGAATGATTTAACCATTAGCTTTAACCCAACCTATCTGATTGAAGCCTTAAAAGCCATTAAAAGTGAGACGGTTAAGATTCACTTCCTATCGCCTGTTCGTCCTTTCACCTTAACACCGGGAGATGATGAAGAGAGCTTTATTCAATTAATCACACCAGTTCGTACAAACTAA
- the hslR gene encoding S4 domain containing protein produces the protein MRLDKYLKVSRLIKRRSVAKEVADKGRIKVNGILAKSSTDLKLNDQVEIRFGNKLLTVRVLDMKDSTKKEDAAKMYDIISETRISSDEEA, from the coding sequence ATGAGATTAGATAAATATTTAAAGGTATCAAGATTGATTAAGCGTCGATCAGTGGCCAAAGAAGTCGCAGATAAGGGACGTATTAAGGTTAATGGTATCCTTGCGAAAAGCTCAACTGATTTAAAACTAAATGATCAGGTTGAAATCAGGTTTGGCAATAAGTTGCTTACTGTTCGTGTGCTTGATATGAAGGATAGCACTAAAAAAGAGGACGCTGCTAAAATGTATGACATTATCAGCGAAACAAGGATAAGTAGCGATGAAGAAGCCTAG
- the engD gene encoding GTP-dependent nucleic acid-binding protein EngD — protein MALTAGIVGLPNVGKSTLFNAITKAGAEAANYPFATIDPNVGMVEVPDERLQKLTELITPKKTVPTTFEFTDIAGIVKGASKGEGLGNKFLANIREVDAIVHVVRAFDDENVMREQGREDAFVDPLADIDTINLELILADLESINKRYARVEKMARTQKDKDSVAEFAVLEKIKPVLEEGKSARTISFTDDEQKIVRQLFLLTTKPVLYVANVDEDKVAIPDAIDYVKQIRDFAATENAEVVVISARAEEEISELDDEDRSEFLEAIGLTESGVDKLTRAAYHLLGLGTYFTAGEKEVRAWTFKRGIKAPQAAGIIHSDFERGFIRAVTMSYDDLIKYGSEKAVKEAGRLREEGKEYIVQDGDIMEFRFNV, from the coding sequence ATGGCTTTAACAGCAGGCATCGTTGGTTTGCCAAACGTTGGGAAATCAACCTTATTTAACGCAATTACAAAAGCAGGGGCAGAGGCTGCTAATTATCCTTTTGCGACAATTGATCCTAATGTTGGTATGGTAGAGGTTCCAGATGAGCGTTTACAGAAGTTGACAGAGCTTATCACGCCTAAAAAAACAGTACCTACAACCTTTGAATTTACAGATATCGCAGGTATTGTAAAGGGAGCTTCAAAAGGAGAAGGACTTGGAAATAAGTTCTTAGCCAATATCCGCGAGGTTGATGCTATTGTTCATGTGGTTCGTGCCTTTGATGATGAAAATGTCATGCGTGAGCAGGGGCGTGAGGATGCCTTTGTGGATCCTTTGGCAGATATTGATACGATTAACCTTGAATTAATTTTGGCTGACTTAGAATCAATCAATAAACGCTATGCGCGTGTCGAAAAAATGGCCCGTACACAAAAGGACAAGGATTCTGTAGCAGAATTTGCTGTCCTTGAAAAAATTAAGCCAGTGCTTGAAGAAGGCAAATCTGCTCGTACCATTAGCTTTACAGATGATGAGCAAAAAATTGTTAGGCAGTTATTTTTATTAACGACTAAGCCAGTGCTTTATGTGGCAAACGTTGATGAGGATAAGGTAGCAATTCCAGACGCTATTGATTATGTGAAGCAGATTCGTGACTTTGCAGCAACTGAAAATGCAGAGGTTGTTGTGATTTCAGCTCGTGCAGAAGAAGAGATTTCAGAGTTAGATGATGAAGACAGGAGTGAATTTTTAGAAGCTATCGGTCTGACAGAATCTGGCGTTGACAAGCTGACACGTGCAGCCTATCATTTACTTGGACTTGGCACCTACTTTACAGCTGGTGAAAAGGAAGTGCGTGCATGGACCTTCAAGCGCGGTATTAAGGCACCACAAGCAGCTGGTATCATTCACTCAGATTTTGAGCGCGGTTTTATTCGTGCGGTGACGATGAGCTATGATGATTTGATTAAGTATGGCTCAGAAAAGGCTGTTAAAGAGGCAGGTCGTCTGCGTGAGGAAGGAAAGGAATATATCGTTCAGGATGGCGATATTATGGAATTTAGATTCAATGTTTAG
- the dnaA gene encoding chromosomal replication initiation protein — protein MTENEQIFWNRVLELAQSQLKQATYEFFVHDARLIKVDNHVATIFLDQMKELFWEKNLKDVILTAGFEVYNAQIAVDYVYEDDLMIEQQHQGQQGYTEQAFQQLPAVQSDLNPKYSFDNFIQGDENRWAVAASIAVANTPGTTYNPLFIWGGPGLGKTHLLNAIGNSVLLENPNARIKYITAENFINEFVVHIRLDTMDELKEKFRNLDLLLIDDIQSLAKKTLSGTQEEFFNTFNALHNNNKQIVLTSDRTPDHLNDLEDRLVTRFKWGLTVNITPPDFETRVAILTNKIQEYNFIFPQDTIEYLAGQFDSNVRDLEGALKDISLVANFKQIDTITVDIAAEAIRARKQDGPKMTVIPIEEIQAQVGKFYGVTVKEIKATKRTQDIVLARQVAMFLAREMTDNSLPKIGKEFGGRDHSTVLHAYNKIKNMIGQDESLRIEIETIKNKIK, from the coding sequence ATGACTGAAAATGAACAAATTTTTTGGAATAGGGTCTTAGAGCTAGCTCAAAGCCAGTTAAAGCAGGCAACTTATGAATTTTTTGTTCATGATGCTCGTTTGATCAAGGTAGACAATCATGTCGCAACAATTTTTTTAGATCAGATGAAGGAATTGTTTTGGGAAAAAAATCTCAAAGACGTTATCCTAACAGCAGGATTTGAAGTTTACAATGCTCAAATTGCTGTAGACTATGTCTATGAGGATGACTTGATGATTGAGCAACAGCATCAGGGACAGCAAGGATATACTGAACAAGCCTTCCAGCAATTACCAGCAGTACAGTCCGATCTAAACCCTAAATACAGCTTTGACAACTTTATCCAAGGTGATGAAAATAGGTGGGCTGTTGCTGCATCAATAGCGGTAGCTAATACACCAGGAACAACCTATAATCCTTTATTTATCTGGGGAGGTCCAGGTCTTGGTAAGACCCATCTTTTAAATGCTATTGGAAATTCAGTTTTACTGGAAAATCCAAATGCTAGGATTAAATACATTACGGCTGAAAATTTTATTAATGAATTTGTTGTTCATATTCGTCTAGATACTATGGACGAGCTAAAGGAGAAATTTCGCAATCTTGATCTCCTCCTAATTGATGACATTCAATCCCTAGCTAAAAAAACCTTGTCTGGTACACAAGAGGAGTTCTTTAACACCTTCAATGCTCTACATAACAATAACAAGCAAATTGTTTTAACAAGTGACCGAACCCCTGATCACCTCAATGACCTAGAAGATCGCCTAGTAACTCGATTTAAGTGGGGACTAACAGTTAATATCACACCGCCTGATTTTGAGACACGTGTTGCTATTTTGACCAATAAAATTCAAGAATATAATTTCATCTTTCCTCAGGACACCATCGAATATTTGGCCGGTCAATTTGACTCTAATGTCAGAGACCTGGAAGGGGCTTTGAAGGATATTAGTCTTGTGGCTAATTTTAAACAAATTGATACAATTACAGTAGACATAGCAGCAGAAGCTATTCGAGCTAGAAAGCAAGACGGTCCTAAGATGACTGTCATTCCAATTGAAGAAATCCAAGCTCAGGTTGGAAAATTTTATGGGGTTACGGTTAAGGAAATCAAGGCGACCAAACGCACACAGGATATCGTGCTTGCTAGACAGGTTGCTATGTTTTTAGCTCGTGAGATGACCGATAACAGTCTGCCAAAGATCGGTAAAGAATTTGGAGGACGTGATCATTCAACTGTGCTTCATGCTTATAACAAAATTAAAAACATGATTGGACAAGACGAGAGCCTCAGAATTGAAATTGAAACCATCAAGAACAAAATCAAATAA
- the pth gene encoding peptidyl-tRNA hydrolase, producing MIVGLGNPGSKHQQTKHNVGFMAVDRLVKDLDVSFTENKTFKALIGSTFINQEKIYFVKPTTFMNNSGLAVRALLTYYNISTKDLMVIYDDLDMAVGKIRLRQKGSAGGHNGIKSIIAHIGTQEFDRVKIGIGRPSHGMSVINHVLGKFDTDDMITINIALDKVDKAINYYLQEKSIEKTMQQFNG from the coding sequence ATGATTGTAGGATTAGGAAATCCAGGCTCAAAACATCAGCAAACAAAGCATAATGTTGGTTTTATGGCAGTTGACAGACTTGTCAAGGATCTTGACGTTAGCTTTACAGAAAATAAAACCTTCAAAGCCCTTATTGGGAGTACTTTTATCAATCAAGAAAAGATTTATTTTGTTAAGCCAACTACCTTTATGAATAATAGTGGTCTTGCTGTTAGGGCTTTATTGACCTATTACAATATTTCAACTAAAGATTTAATGGTCATCTATGATGATTTAGATATGGCAGTTGGTAAAATTCGTTTGCGTCAAAAAGGCTCTGCAGGGGGACATAATGGTATAAAATCCATTATTGCTCATATCGGTACACAGGAATTTGATAGGGTTAAAATTGGTATTGGAAGACCAAGTCATGGAATGAGTGTTATTAATCATGTTCTAGGAAAATTTGATACAGATGATATGATAACAATCAATATAGCACTTGATAAGGTTGACAAAGCAATCAACTATTATTTACAGGAAAAAAGCATTGAGAAAACAATGCAGCAATTTAATGGGTAG
- the ytgP_1 gene encoding polysaccharide biosynthesis protein — translation MRLNLEKLPHKTKQSSLLIVISGFMSKLLAASYRIPYQNLVGDRGFYAYQQIYPLLGIISALGLTALPNVIASMAQKKKQLQLAALFKLQCYTSFLLSGILVLSHKALASWMGAQQLAPSIVITAMVLLIVPFISFYRGLAQADMNMAPTALSQVLEQIIRVAIIIVAALCYRVLGWTVYLTANVAAFGNLVASLVILAYLKRHSAYSLKSFLSGDTVAIRDLTSLGLPTLVFLLFSIYLLVFQLIDSLLVKNILVSSGLSEITAEMTKGVYDRGQPLLQFGLIFSTALFTAYLPNLTVLFHIKRESYREQSQCFFEFIFYFSLTLTVGFISILHLMNRALFEDNKGWLALVVYLMIIAVSSMIQFFHQKCFIEDHIKQSLLILLFGFLLKLGLTPILTYYYAIVGSSLSTLIPLLVVLLLYAVLADIDFKAIVNAKYGLALVIMLMCVLTSQYCLPLSGRLGALISLLVSSAVGLSSFLIACKKLGVFKEKLWSFLPFVKEK, via the coding sequence GTGAGATTAAATCTAGAAAAGCTTCCTCATAAAACTAAGCAATCAAGTCTTCTGATTGTTATTAGTGGTTTTATGTCAAAATTATTAGCAGCCAGTTACCGTATCCCTTATCAAAATTTGGTAGGGGATAGGGGCTTTTATGCTTACCAACAAATCTATCCTTTGCTAGGTATTATTTCAGCCTTAGGTCTAACTGCTTTACCCAATGTGATTGCCAGTATGGCCCAGAAAAAAAAGCAGCTACAGCTAGCAGCTCTATTTAAGTTGCAATGCTATACCAGCTTCTTATTGTCAGGAATATTGGTGCTAAGTCATAAGGCATTGGCTAGCTGGATGGGAGCACAGCAGTTGGCACCATCAATTGTTATAACAGCAATGGTTTTGTTAATAGTACCCTTTATATCCTTTTACAGAGGCTTAGCCCAGGCTGATATGAATATGGCTCCTACAGCTCTGAGTCAGGTTCTTGAGCAGATCATAAGAGTTGCTATAATCATTGTTGCTGCACTATGCTACAGGGTGCTTGGTTGGACGGTTTATTTAACAGCAAATGTTGCTGCTTTTGGAAATTTAGTAGCGAGCTTAGTTATTTTAGCTTATTTGAAGCGTCATAGTGCTTATTCATTAAAAAGCTTTTTATCAGGAGATACGGTTGCTATTAGAGATTTAACAAGTCTGGGCTTGCCGACCTTAGTTTTTTTACTTTTTTCAATTTACCTGCTTGTTTTTCAATTGATAGATTCTCTTTTGGTGAAAAATATTTTGGTTAGCTCAGGCTTATCAGAGATAACAGCTGAAATGACTAAGGGTGTTTACGATAGGGGACAGCCCTTGCTGCAATTTGGTCTCATTTTTTCGACGGCCTTATTTACAGCTTATTTACCGAATTTAACAGTCTTGTTTCATATTAAAAGGGAGTCCTATAGAGAGCAAAGTCAATGTTTCTTTGAGTTTATCTTTTATTTTAGTTTAACACTGACTGTTGGTTTTATTAGTATTCTCCATCTGATGAATCGAGCCTTATTTGAGGACAATAAGGGCTGGCTGGCCTTAGTGGTTTACCTGATGATTATAGCAGTATCAAGCATGATTCAATTCTTTCATCAAAAATGCTTCATTGAGGATCACATCAAGCAATCTTTGCTTATTTTGCTGTTTGGCTTTTTATTAAAATTAGGCTTAACACCTATATTAACCTACTATTACGCTATTGTTGGAAGCTCCTTATCCACCCTAATCCCCTTGCTGGTCGTTTTACTCTTGTATGCTGTGCTGGCTGATATTGATTTTAAAGCGATAGTGAATGCTAAATATGGGCTTGCTTTAGTGATCATGCTCATGTGTGTGCTTACAAGTCAGTATTGCTTGCCATTATCAGGTCGACTTGGTGCGCTGATTAGTCTTTTGGTGTCATCTGCTGTTGGTTTATCCTCTTTTTTAATAGCTTGCAAAAAGCTAGGTGTCTTTAAAGAGAAATTGTGGTCTTTTCTACCATTTGTCAAAGAAAAATGA
- a CDS encoding septum formation initiator protein encodes MKKPSIVQLNNHYINEENIKKRFEEEEIQKRNRFMGWILVSMMFLFILPTYNLVKGYVSLKKQGQQIITLEKEYRELEKKTKSEKQLAEQLKNDDFVKSMLGLNITYQEKERLFIQLLDYYQNSN; translated from the coding sequence ATGAAGAAGCCTAGTATCGTCCAGTTGAATAACCATTATATCAACGAAGAAAATATCAAAAAACGGTTTGAGGAAGAGGAAATCCAAAAACGGAACCGTTTTATGGGTTGGATCTTGGTTAGTATGATGTTCTTGTTTATTCTGCCAACCTATAACTTGGTTAAGGGTTATGTTTCACTGAAAAAACAAGGTCAGCAGATTATTACGTTGGAAAAAGAGTATCGTGAGTTAGAAAAAAAGACTAAGTCTGAAAAGCAGTTAGCTGAGCAGCTAAAAAATGATGATTTTGTCAAAAGTATGCTAGGGCTAAATATTACTTATCAAGAGAAGGAGAGGTTATTTATCCAACTCCTGGATTATTACCAAAATAGTAATTGA
- a CDS encoding putative extracellular protein produces the protein MDNIVEKIETFLAFSDDKLAELEKENQELKKDHHRTEVK, from the coding sequence ATGGATAATATTGTCGAAAAAATTGAAACCTTTCTTGCCTTTTCTGATGACAAATTAGCAGAGCTAGAAAAGGAAAATCAAGAGCTGAAGAAAGACCATCATCGCACAGAAGTAAAATAG
- a CDS encoding DNA-binding protein, which yields MMTKFAEQLKKYRLEKQLSQDALAEKLFISRQAISKWENGDATPDLENLVTLAAVLEVTLDELVTGKEPAIKVIKKTEKPMNVWEFLTEESKRPMRKGDLLMLLLVVIVLLGVYFIVIHFS from the coding sequence ATGATGACTAAATTTGCAGAACAATTAAAGAAGTATCGGCTTGAAAAGCAGTTGTCTCAGGATGCCTTAGCTGAGAAGCTTTTCATCTCCCGTCAGGCTATTTCAAAGTGGGAAAATGGAGATGCGACACCGGATTTGGAAAATTTAGTTACATTGGCAGCTGTTTTAGAGGTAACTTTAGATGAATTGGTGACTGGAAAAGAACCTGCAATCAAGGTTATTAAGAAAACTGAAAAGCCAATGAACGTATGGGAATTTTTAACTGAGGAATCTAAGCGGCCAATGCGTAAAGGCGATCTTCTTATGCTATTATTGGTTGTGATCGTTTTGTTAGGTGTGTATTTTATTGTGATCCATTTTAGTTAA